From the Actinomadura luzonensis genome, the window GCAAGCAGACGTGGACCAACCGGCCGGGCGTCGAGTACGTCTGGTTCAACAACGTCGAGACCCGCCCCGGCCAGGGCTACCCGCGCCGCTACGAGGACCAGGAGCGCTGGCGGGGCGGCTGGACCCTGGACCGCAAGGGCCGGCTCAAGCCCCGCGCCGGCGGCCGGCTGCGCAAGCTGCTCACCATCTTCGCCAACCCGTTGATGCCCTCCATCCAGGACTACTACGAGCCCTGGACCTACGACTACGAGAACCTCACCCGGGCCCCGCTGTCCGACGACGTCCCGGTGGCGCCGCCGCGCTCGCTGCTGAGCGGCGAGCCGACCGCGATCGAGTGGAGCGCCAACTGGGACGACGACCTCGGCGGCGACCCGTCGCCCGACCCGGTGCTGGCCGAGGTGTCGGAGCAGGTCAAGCTGTCGTTCGAAGAGGCGTTCATGTTCTACCTGCCGCGCATCTGCGAGCACTGCCTCAACCCGTCGTGCGTGGCCTCCTGCCCGTCGGGCGCGCTGTACAAGCGCGAGGAGGACGGCATCGTGCTGGTCGACCAGGACCGCTGCCGGGGCTGGCGCATGTGCGTGACCGGGTGCCCATACAAGAAGGTGTACTTCAACCACAAGACCGGCAAGGCCGAGAAGTGCACGTTCTGCTTCCCGCGGGTCGAGGTGGGCCTGCCGACCGTCTGCTCCGAGACGTGCGTCGGCCGGCTGCGTTACCTCGGGGTCCTGCTGTACGACGCCGACCGGGTCGCCGAGGCCGCCGCGGTGCCGGACGAGCGCGACCTGTACGAGGCCCAGCTCGACCTGTTCGTGGACCCGGACGACCCGGCGGTCGCCACGGCGGGGCTGCCCGCCGAGTGGGTGGAGGCGGCCCGCCGCTCGCCGGTGTACGACCTGGTCAAGAGGTACCGGATCGCGCTCCCCCTGCATCCGGAGTACCGGACCCTGCCCATGGTCTGGTACGTCCCGCCGCTCTCGCCGGTGGTGGACGCGCTGGCCGGCACCGGGCACGACGGCGAGGACGCGGTCAACCTGTTCGCCGCCATCGACGCGCTGCGCATCCCGATCGGCTACCTGGCGGGGCTGTTCACGGCGGGCGACCCGGCGCCGGTGACCGCCGCGCTGCGCCGCCTGGCCGCGATGCGCTCGTACATGCGGGCGGTCAACCTGGGCCGCACGCCGGTCCTGCCGCCGGAGGCGGGCCTGCCGGAGGAGGAGCTGGCGGCGATGTACCGGCTGCTGGCCCTCGCCAAGTACGACGAGCGGTACGTCATCCCGACCGCGTACGGCAACCAGCCCGGCGTGGTGGAGGAGGCCGGGTGCAGCCTGGACTACGACGGCGGGCCGGGCATGCAGCCGCCGTTCGGCGAGGCGTCGGGCCGTCCCGTGCCGGTCTCGATCGAGAGCTTCCACGGCCTGAAGGAGCGCCAGACCGGCGACGAGGTCACCCGCGACCGGGTGAACCTGCTCAACTGGGACGGCCGCGGCACCCCGGCGGGGTTGTTCCCGCCGCGAAGGAGGAAGCCGTGAGGGTGCTCTGGCAGGCCGCCGCCCACCTGCTGGCCTACCCGGACGAGCGGTTCTGGCGGCGGCTGCCGCTGATCAGGCAGGCGGCCGAGCCGCACTTCGCCGCGTTCCTGGCCAGGATCGCCGAGCTGGGGCCGGGCGAGCTGGCCGCGCACTACGTCGAGACCTTCGACCTGGACCGGCGCTGCTGCCTCTACCTGACCTACTACGCCGACGGCGACACCCGGCGCCGCGGCGAGTCGCTGGCCGCGCTGAAGCGCCGCTACCGGGCCGCCGGGTGGGAGCTGCTGGAGGACGAGCTGCCCGACTTCCTGCCGGTGGTGCTGGAGTTCGCCGCGCTGGACCCGGCCGGCGCCGAGGTGCTGCGGGAGCACCAGGTGGGGCTGGAGCTGCTGCGGGCGGCGCTCGGCGAGCGCGGGTCGCCGTACGCGGAGGTGGTGGGCGCGGTGTGCGGCGCGCTCCCGCCGCCGACCGCGGAGCAGCGGGCGGCCGCGCGGCGGCTGGCGGCCGGCGGGCCCCCGGCGGAGACGGTCGGGAGGCACGCGTGAGCTGGGGCGAGAGCGTGGTGTGGACCGTGGCCCCGTACGTGACCATCGTGATCTTCATCGGCGGCCTGGTCTGGCGTTACCGCTACGACCAGTTCGGCTGGACCACCCGCTCCTCCCAGCTCTACGAGCGGCGGCTGCTGCGGGTGGCCAGCCCGCTGTTCCACTACGCGCTGATCTTCGTGGTCGTGGGGCACGTCACGGGGCTGCTCATCCCGCTGAGCTGGACCGACGCGATCGGGGTGAGCAACGCGACCTATCACGCGAACGCCCTGGTCTGGGGCGGCGTCGCCGGGCTGGCCACGCTCGTCGGGCTGGCCCTGCTGATCTACCGGCGGCGGACGCGGGGGCCGGTGTTCCTGGCGACGACGAGGAACGACAAGACGATGTACCTGGTGCTGGCGCTGGCGATCGTGACGGGCGTGGTGACCACGGTGGCGGGGTTCGCGCCGAGCGAGGTGAGCTACCGGACGACGGTCGCGCCGTGGTTCCGCAGGGTGCTCACGCTGAGTCCTGATCCGGCCGCGATGGGTCACGCGAGCGGTCTTTACAAACTGCACACGGTGGTGGGGATGGCGCTGGTCGTCCTCTTCCCGTTCAGCCGCTTGGTGCACGCGCTTTCCGCCCCGTTGCCCTATTTGTTCCGTCCTTACATCGTGTATCGGAGGCGGGCGAGGTAGCGTGGCGCGGGTCCCGGGAGGGGTCCGGGTACGCCAGAATCGTCCCTTGTGAAGCACGGGTACACCAACAGCACATTCGGCGACGGCGCCCTGGTCGTGAAGTGCTACCAGGGCCCCGAGGCGGCGTTCAGGCTGAGCACGGAGAGCAGATACCTGCGCCGCCTGCGCGGCCGGGTCCCCGTCCCGCGCGTTCACAAGATCACCTCCAACAGCCTGACCACCCGGTTCGTCTCCGGCGAGCACGGCCAGGACCTCATGGACGACGGCCACGCCCTGGAGGTGCTCACCGAGTGCGGCCGCGTCCTCGGCGGCATCCACCGCCTGGGGATCGTGCACGGCGACTACGGCCCGCAGAACATGCTCTTCGACCCGGCCACCTTCCGGACCACCGCGATCCTCGACTGGGAGTGGGCGCACCCCGGCCGCCCGGTCGAGGACCTCGCGTGGTGCGAATGGATCATCCGCAGCCACCACCCGGAGCACGTGCCGCTGCTGGAGCACTTCTTCGCCGCCTACGACGGGCTCGTCCCGGTCTGGGAGGAGCGGCAGGCGGCCATGGTGGCGCGCTGCCGGGCGCTGCTCGACTTCTGCGCGCGGTGGGAGCCCGGCGGCGACGGCGAGAAGCTGTGGCTCACCAGGCTCGACGTCACCTCCGCCTGGACGGAGTGACCCCTCCCAGGTCGCGGATCAGCTCCACGGCCGCGCCGATCAGGCCGACCTCCCCGGCGGACAGCGTGACGTTCTCCGACCGCCTGCGGGCGGCCTCGTCGAGCGGGGCGCCGTAGTCCATGGCGTCGCCGAGCCCGGCGAGCAGCCCGCGCAGCGCCGGCCGCGCCACCGCCGCCAGCGGGTCGGCGTCGCTGACCGCGACCTGGGCCAGGATGACGGCCGACAGCGCGTTGTCCAGCTCGGGCGGCCCCTCGGCGGTGTTGCACCAGTCGATCACGACCGGGCCCTCGGGGGTCAGCATGACGTTGTCGGGATGCAGGTCGAGGTGCAGCACCCGGTCGCGGGGGTCCGGCGAGAGCCGGGCGGGGATGGCGTGCAGCCGCCGCAGCAGCCGGGCGCCCACCCGGCCGCCCTCCTCGGCGTCGTACGAGCCGCCGGCCACGGCCTGCAACATCGTGGGGCCGGACAGCCGGCGCATCACCAGGTCGGCCGGGCGGTCCTCGGTCAGCTCGGGGTAGACCTCGGGCACCGGGTAGCCGTGGGCGGCCACGTACGCCATGACCGCCGCCTCCTCCCGGGCGTCGTGCCCGCCGTCGCGGTAGCGGCGCAGGACCCGGTCGCCGTCGAGGGCGTACACGTCCGCGCTTCGCCCCGTGCCCAGCAGTTCCATGCGCCCCAAGCTACCGGGCGGCGGCCGCCAGGCTCCCCAGCTCGGCGGCGTGCGCGCGGGACATGGCGGCGGCGAGGGCGCGGACGTCGGCGGCCTGCCCCGAGCGCCGCTCACCGTCGGCGACCAGGACGAGCTGGCCGAGGTAGGCCCGCAGGAGGGCGGCGAAGCGGCGGTCGAAGCCCGCGCCCCGCAGGCCCTCCAGCGCCTCCAGGTCGGCGGCCGTGGGCATGCCGGGCATGTCGTGCCCGGCATGCGGGTTGGCGGCCCCGGCCACGCCCGTGCGGGCGAGCAGCGCGCGCAGCCGCTCGCGGCCCTCGCTCGTGCTCCTTCGCCAGCCGTCCGGCCAGGTCCGCGAGCGCCGGGCGGCCGGTACGGGCAGGGGCGAGCGCGAGCATCGGCAGCGCCCGCGCGTGCAGCGCCTCGGCCAGTTGCAGCCAGGCCACGTCGGTCGCGTTGAAGCCGGACGGCGCGGCCGTCGCCCTGGGGGCGCCGTTCGCCGTGCCGCAGCCGGTGAGCAGCAGCGCGAGCGCCGCCAGCAGCCAGAGCCTGAACACCGTCGTCCTCCCGCACGGGCCGGAGCCGCTAGACCGGCCGCCCGTCGGCGCCGCACTTGACGATCGGCCGGATGCAGTCGCGCACCCGGCGCTCCATCTCCGCCTGCGGCCAGGCGTTGAAGAAGTCGCCGTGCATCGTGTACCCGCCGCCCGAGGCCAGCCGGAAGTGCGACGGGTCGCCGGTCACCGGGTAGCGGATCACCTGCCGCAGCTTCGGCACCGGCACCGGGTGCGTGCTCGGGCAGTCGCCCGCCACCGGGTAGGCCATGTGGCTCTTGTGGTCGGCCGAGTCCAGGTCCCGGCCGTTCCAGCACTGCGGGAAGTCCAGGTACGACTCCAGCATCGTCCCGCTCGGGCAGGTGACGAAGTCCTTCGACGGCGGCACCTGGCCGGCGTGCAGGCACGACCACCGGGCGATCGAGGAGCCGTCGGGGCCGGTCGCCCTGGCGTTGCCGGCGACGATGCGAAGGCCGAGCGGCAGCGGCTGGGTCCGGGCGATGACGTCGTCCCGCACGCCCTCGCCGAGGTAGTAGAAGGTGACGATGGCGGGCTCGACGGCGACTCCGTCGCGGTAGAGCGTCGGCACCCAGTACGACGACCGGTCCACCGACGGGTTGCAGTTCGTCGCGCCGTTCTGCAGGTCGGCGAGCGTGGTGGAGGCGTTGGTGACCCGGCTGCCGAAGAAGCTGTGCATGTGCGAGGCGCCGGGCAGGCCGGGGTAGACGATCGGGTCGTCCGGCAGCCGGTGGCTGAACGGGCAGTCGGCGAGGAACTCCGCCACCCGGATGACCCGCGCGTCCGCCGGACGCGGGGCGAAGGCGAGCGTGCCGAGCAGCACGCACAGCAGGGCGAGCGGTCGTGAGGCGCGCATGGAACTCCCTTGCCGGTCACTGATGGACGGTACGGCCTGTGCCGGGGAGCGCTCCCTGACAGGGAGCCTGCGCGCCTTCTTGACCGTTGTCAAGAGCCATCAGCAAGGCGAGAGAACGCTCTCTCGCCCGGATCGTGGAGACGCCGGGGCCGGCGGCCTCCTAGACTCGGAGCGTGATCGGCGCTCTGGCACGCGCGACGGCGGCGGCCCTCCTGATGGCCCCGGCCCTCGCCGCCTGCTCCGCTCCCTCCGGGGACCCGCTGCTGAAGGACCCGGCCCGGTGGCCGCTCGCCCGGCTCAAGGGCGTGACCGGCGTCCCGCGCCTGCCCGACGAGGCGGAGCGCGCGCTGGCGCAGATCAAGGTCGGCCCCTACGACCTGACCGCCTGGATCCACCCCTCCGGCCTGTGCGGGCTGTCCGGCCCCGGCTGGAGCATGCACGAGGACCTGACCCGCACCGAGGGCGACCCGGCCCGCCCCGACGGCTTCTCCGGGCCGACGGAGCGGGCGTCCGGCGTCTCCAGCGAGAGCAAGGTCACCCTGTTCTGCACCCCGACCAGGATGCTGATCAGGGTCGAGGGCGAGACGCGGAAACCGTCCGTCTCGGGTGACGCGGTCGCCCAGGTCGTCGGCGGCGGGCTCAACGCGGTCGTCGGCACCGAGGAGGCCCGGCGCGAGTCCCTGCCCGGCGCGACCGTGACGCGAGGCGGCTGACGCTCACGTACGGTGCGCCCGCACGATCAGGTCGGCGCTCTCGCGGGCGATCCCGCGGCGTTCGGCGTCGGACAGCGGCCGCGTGCCGTGCAGCGAGCGCACCCGCCCCTCCGTGGCCATCAGCAGCACGAACTGGCGGGCCGCCAGCAGCGGATCGGGCACCCGCAGCGTCCCCGCGCGGTCGGCCGCCGTCAGATGGTCGGCGACCTCGGCCAGGAGCGCGTCTGAGCTGGTCTCCCGCCACGACTCCTGGAGCTCCGGATGATGGGTGAGCTCGGCGACCGTGAGCCGGTGCAGGGCCGCGACGGCCGGGGACAGCACGACGCGCAGCAGGCGCTCCCCCACCGCCTGGAGGTCGGCGCGGGGGTCGCCCGTCCGGCCCGGCGGTGACGCGTCGGCCGGCGTGGCGCTCGCGGCCGTCCGCGCCTCGCCGACGACCGCGAGGAACAGCCGCTCCTTGTTGCCGAAATGGCTGTAGACGGTCTGCTTGCCCACCCCGGCGCGGGCGGCGATCGCGTCCATGCTGACCCGGGCGTAGCCCTCGTCGAGGAACAGCTCCAGCGCCGCCCGCACGATGGCCGCGCGCTTGGCGGGCGACCGGCGGCTCCCCGCTTCTCGCTCCATGCCCGGAGCCTACCAGTTGCCTAGACGGAACCGTTCGGTCTAGAGTCCGTCCTCGAACCGAGACTAGACCGACTAGTCTTGTTAAGGAGTGCGCACATGACCGACCAGCCATGGGTCTTCGCCGGGCACAGCGACTTCGTCGCCGGGCTCGCCGGCTACGACATGAAGGCGCCGCTGACCGGCGCTCCCCCCTCCCGGCCGCCCGCGCCCGGCCTGGCCGCCGCCCACGGCCTCGGCGGCGGCCTGTTCGAAGTGATGGTGCCGCCCGTCGAACGCCCCGAGCTGATCAGGGACGACGCCGGCCTCCGGATCGCCTACCCGCCCCGGCTCGACCGCCATCACGCCCTCGACCGGACCATCACCGGCATCGCCGCCCTGCTGCGCCTCACCCGCGAGGCGCCGGACCGGGTCCGGCTCGTCCGCACCGTCGACGACCTGGACCGCGCCCGGCGGGACGGCGTCTTCGCGGCCGTGCTGCACCTGGCCGACGCCGACGCTCTCGACCCCGACCTGGAGACCCTCCACCTCCTCCACGCGGCCGGGGTGCGCTCGCTGGCGATCACCTGGAGCAGGCAGAACGACTTCGGGTACGGGGTCCCCTACCACTCCCCCGGCACCCCCGACGTCGGTCCCGGGCTGACCGAGGCCGGCGTCCGGCTCGTCCGGGCCTGCAACGACCTCGGCATCCTGGTCGACCTCGCCCACCTCAACCTGGCGGGCTTCCTGGACGTCGCCGACTGCTCCCGGGCCCCGCTGGTGGTCACCCACGGCGCCGCGCACGCCCTGTCGCCCACCAGCCGGGCGCTCACCGACGACCAGATCGCCGCCGTCGCCGCCGGCGGCGGCGTGATCGGCGTCAGCCTCGAAGGCGTGGCCCCCTCACCGGCCGGGATCGTCGCCGACGTGCTGGACCAGATCCGCTACCTCGTCGACCTGGCCGGGCCGGAGCACGTGGCGCTGGGCTCCGACCTGTACCGGGCCCCCGACGCCGGCCACCCCGGCGGGGCCGTGCTCCTGCCGGGGTTGCTGGACGCCCTGCGCGAGGCCGGCTACGGCCACGACGTGGTGACCGGCCTCGCGCACGGCAACTGGCTGCGCGTGCTGCGCGCCACCTGGCGCCCGGCGTGAGGACGCCGCGCGGGTGAGCCCGCTCAGCCCTTGACGCAGATGAGCTGGCGCAGGTGGGCGACGACCTGGACCAGGTCGGTCTGGGCGGCCATCACCGACTCCAGGTCCTTGTAGGCCCCCGGGATCTCGTCGAGCACCCCGGCGTCCTTGCGGCACTCCACCCCGGACGTCTGCTCCTCCAGGTCCTTCAGGGTGAAGGTCTTCTTGGCCTTGTTCCTGCTCATCCTCCGGCCGGCGCCGTGCGAGGCCGAGTTGTACGCCTTCCCGTTCCCGAGCCCCTTGACGATGTACGTCCCGGTGGCCATGGAGCCGGGGATGATGCCCAGCTCGCCGGAGCCGGCCCGGATCGCGCCCTTGCGGGTGACCAGCACGTCGACGCCGTCGTAGCGCTCCTCGGCCACGTAGTTGTGGTGGCAGGAGACGGGCTCGTCGAAGGCGATGCCGGGCAGGTGGCGGCGCAGGACGTCGCAGACCAGGCCGATCATGAGGGCGCGGTTGCGGCGCGCGTAGTCCTGGGCCCAGAACAGATCGCGGCGGTAGGCGTCCATCTCGGGCGTGCCGCCGAGGAAGACGGCGAGGTCGCGGTCGACCAGGCCCTGGTTGTGCGACAGGCCGCGGGCGACGCCGATGTGGTGCTCGGCCAGCTCCTTGCCGATGTTGCGCGAGCCGGAGTGGAGGACCACCCAGACCGTGCCCTCGTCGTCGGCGCACACCTCCAGGAAGTGGTTGCCGCCGCCGAGCGTGCCCATCTGCGCCTCGGCCCGCTCGCGGCGCGCCTTGACGGCCGGGGCGAGGTCGTCGAAGCCCTTCCAGAACTCGGCCCAGCCACCCGCCCGCAGCCCCGTCACCTTGTCCGGGTCGACCGGCCGCTTGTGGTGCTGGAACCCGACGGGCACCGCCTGCTCCAGCTTCCCGCGCAGGTAGGCGAGGTTGTCGGGGAGCTGCGAGGCCCGGTAGGAGGTCTTGACCGCGGTCATGCCGCAGCCGATGTCGACGCCGACGGCGGCCGGCGAGACGGCCTCCCGCATCGCGACGACCGACCCGACCGTCGCGCCCTTGCCGTGGTGGACGTCGGGCATGACGGCGACGCCGTGCACCCAGGGAAGGTCG encodes:
- the narH gene encoding nitrate reductase subunit beta is translated as MRIMAQIAMVMNLDKCIGCHTCSVTCKQTWTNRPGVEYVWFNNVETRPGQGYPRRYEDQERWRGGWTLDRKGRLKPRAGGRLRKLLTIFANPLMPSIQDYYEPWTYDYENLTRAPLSDDVPVAPPRSLLSGEPTAIEWSANWDDDLGGDPSPDPVLAEVSEQVKLSFEEAFMFYLPRICEHCLNPSCVASCPSGALYKREEDGIVLVDQDRCRGWRMCVTGCPYKKVYFNHKTGKAEKCTFCFPRVEVGLPTVCSETCVGRLRYLGVLLYDADRVAEAAAVPDERDLYEAQLDLFVDPDDPAVATAGLPAEWVEAARRSPVYDLVKRYRIALPLHPEYRTLPMVWYVPPLSPVVDALAGTGHDGEDAVNLFAAIDALRIPIGYLAGLFTAGDPAPVTAALRRLAAMRSYMRAVNLGRTPVLPPEAGLPEEELAAMYRLLALAKYDERYVIPTAYGNQPGVVEEAGCSLDYDGGPGMQPPFGEASGRPVPVSIESFHGLKERQTGDEVTRDRVNLLNWDGRGTPAGLFPPRRRKP
- the narJ gene encoding nitrate reductase molybdenum cofactor assembly chaperone encodes the protein MRVLWQAAAHLLAYPDERFWRRLPLIRQAAEPHFAAFLARIAELGPGELAAHYVETFDLDRRCCLYLTYYADGDTRRRGESLAALKRRYRAAGWELLEDELPDFLPVVLEFAALDPAGAEVLREHQVGLELLRAALGERGSPYAEVVGAVCGALPPPTAEQRAAARRLAAGGPPAETVGRHA
- the narI gene encoding respiratory nitrate reductase subunit gamma, yielding MSWGESVVWTVAPYVTIVIFIGGLVWRYRYDQFGWTTRSSQLYERRLLRVASPLFHYALIFVVVGHVTGLLIPLSWTDAIGVSNATYHANALVWGGVAGLATLVGLALLIYRRRTRGPVFLATTRNDKTMYLVLALAIVTGVVTTVAGFAPSEVSYRTTVAPWFRRVLTLSPDPAAMGHASGLYKLHTVVGMALVVLFPFSRLVHALSAPLPYLFRPYIVYRRRAR
- a CDS encoding phosphotransferase, whose amino-acid sequence is MKHGYTNSTFGDGALVVKCYQGPEAAFRLSTESRYLRRLRGRVPVPRVHKITSNSLTTRFVSGEHGQDLMDDGHALEVLTECGRVLGGIHRLGIVHGDYGPQNMLFDPATFRTTAILDWEWAHPGRPVEDLAWCEWIIRSHHPEHVPLLEHFFAAYDGLVPVWEERQAAMVARCRALLDFCARWEPGGDGEKLWLTRLDVTSAWTE
- a CDS encoding phosphotransferase; translation: MELLGTGRSADVYALDGDRVLRRYRDGGHDAREEAAVMAYVAAHGYPVPEVYPELTEDRPADLVMRRLSGPTMLQAVAGGSYDAEEGGRVGARLLRRLHAIPARLSPDPRDRVLHLDLHPDNVMLTPEGPVVIDWCNTAEGPPELDNALSAVILAQVAVSDADPLAAVARPALRGLLAGLGDAMDYGAPLDEAARRRSENVTLSAGEVGLIGAAVELIRDLGGVTPSRRR
- a CDS encoding DUF305 domain-containing protein, with amino-acid sequence MRRRRAAGLAAPARAGGRRCSGSGCWRRSRCCSPAAARRTAPPGRRPRRPASTRPTWPGCNWPRRCTRGRCRCSRSPLPVPAARRSRTWPDGWRRSTSEGRERLRALLARTGVAGAANPHAGHDMPGMPTAADLEALEGLRGAGFDRRFAALLRAYLGQLVLVADGERRSGQAADVRALAAAMSRAHAAELGSLAAAAR
- a CDS encoding DUF1996 domain-containing protein, which gives rise to MRASRPLALLCVLLGTLAFAPRPADARVIRVAEFLADCPFSHRLPDDPIVYPGLPGASHMHSFFGSRVTNASTTLADLQNGATNCNPSVDRSSYWVPTLYRDGVAVEPAIVTFYYLGEGVRDDVIARTQPLPLGLRIVAGNARATGPDGSSIARWSCLHAGQVPPSKDFVTCPSGTMLESYLDFPQCWNGRDLDSADHKSHMAYPVAGDCPSTHPVPVPKLRQVIRYPVTGDPSHFRLASGGGYTMHGDFFNAWPQAEMERRVRDCIRPIVKCGADGRPV
- a CDS encoding TetR/AcrR family transcriptional regulator is translated as MEREAGSRRSPAKRAAIVRAALELFLDEGYARVSMDAIAARAGVGKQTVYSHFGNKERLFLAVVGEARTAASATPADASPPGRTGDPRADLQAVGERLLRVVLSPAVAALHRLTVAELTHHPELQESWRETSSDALLAEVADHLTAADRAGTLRVPDPLLAARQFVLLMATEGRVRSLHGTRPLSDAERRGIARESADLIVRAHRT
- a CDS encoding dipeptidase, which gives rise to MTDQPWVFAGHSDFVAGLAGYDMKAPLTGAPPSRPPAPGLAAAHGLGGGLFEVMVPPVERPELIRDDAGLRIAYPPRLDRHHALDRTITGIAALLRLTREAPDRVRLVRTVDDLDRARRDGVFAAVLHLADADALDPDLETLHLLHAAGVRSLAITWSRQNDFGYGVPYHSPGTPDVGPGLTEAGVRLVRACNDLGILVDLAHLNLAGFLDVADCSRAPLVVTHGAAHALSPTSRALTDDQIAAVAAGGGVIGVSLEGVAPSPAGIVADVLDQIRYLVDLAGPEHVALGSDLYRAPDAGHPGGAVLLPGLLDALREAGYGHDVVTGLAHGNWLRVLRATWRPA
- a CDS encoding RtcB family protein yields the protein MTYHEVTGTRRPIRMWAEPETVDPQAMRQLRNVADLPWVHGVAVMPDVHHGKGATVGSVVAMREAVSPAAVGVDIGCGMTAVKTSYRASQLPDNLAYLRGKLEQAVPVGFQHHKRPVDPDKVTGLRAGGWAEFWKGFDDLAPAVKARRERAEAQMGTLGGGNHFLEVCADDEGTVWVVLHSGSRNIGKELAEHHIGVARGLSHNQGLVDRDLAVFLGGTPEMDAYRRDLFWAQDYARRNRALMIGLVCDVLRRHLPGIAFDEPVSCHHNYVAEERYDGVDVLVTRKGAIRAGSGELGIIPGSMATGTYIVKGLGNGKAYNSASHGAGRRMSRNKAKKTFTLKDLEEQTSGVECRKDAGVLDEIPGAYKDLESVMAAQTDLVQVVAHLRQLICVKG